tgctctgccagatacttaagaactgccatggggacactgaggcaccaacacagtattcagagaaaacattaagaactttcccagttcgtcacagggcCCTCTCGGGGGAtgggtgaggctgggctggggggcagcagggggtctgAGCCCAGCATAGGGGGGGAAGGGCCCTCTCGGGGGAtgggtgaggctgggctgggggggcagcaggggggtctgAGCCCAGCATGGGGGGGAAGGGCCCTCTCGGGGGATGGGTGAGGCTGGGTTGGGGGGGCAACAGGGGGGTCTGAGCCCAGCATGGGGGGGAGGGCCCTCTCGGGCGATGGGTGAGGCTGGActggggggggcggcaggggggTCTGAGCCCAGCATGGGGGGGAAGGGCCCTCTCGGGCGATGGGTGAGGCTGGTCTGGGGGGGCAACAGGGGGTCTGAGCCCAGCATGGGGGGGAAGGGCCCTCTCGGGCGAtgggtgaggctgggctggggggcagcagggggtctgAGCCCAGCATGGGGGGGGAAGGGCCCTCTTGGGGGAtgggtgaggctgggctggggggggcagcagggggtctgAGCCCAGCATGGGGGGGAAGGGCCCTCTTGGGGGAtgggtgaggctgggctggggggggcagcaggggctctGAGCCCAGCATGGGGGGGAAGGGCCCTCTCGGGCGAtgggtgaggctgggctgggggggcagcagggggtctgAGCCCAGCATGGGGGGGAAGGGCCCTCTCGGGGGAtgggtgaggctgggctggggggcagcagggggtctgAGCCCAGCATGGGGGGGAAGGGCCCTCTCGGGGGATGGGtgaggctggggggcagcagggggtctgAGCCCAGCATGGGGGGGGAAGGGCCCTCTCGGGGGAtgggtgaggctgggctggggggcagcagggggtctgAGCCCAGCATGGGGGGGAAGGGCCCTCTTGGGGGAtgggtgaggctgggctggggggcagcagggggtctgAGCCCAGCATAGGGGGGGAAGGGCCCTCTCGGGGGAtgggtgaggctgggctggggggcagcagggggtccgaGCGCAGCATGGGGGGGAAGGGCCCTCTCGGGGGAtgggtgaggctgggctggggggcagcagggggtctgAGCCCAGCATGGGGGGGAAGGGCCCTCTCGGGGGAtgggtgaggctgggctggggggcagcagggggtctgAGCCCAGCATGGGGGGAAGGGCCCTCTCGGGGGAtgggtgaggctgggctggggggcagcagggggtttgAGCCCAGCATGGGGGGGAAGGGCCCTCTCGGGGGAtgggtgaggctgggctggggggcagcagggggtctgAGCCCAGCATGGGGGGAAGGGCCCTCTCGGGGGAtgggtgaggctgggctggggggggcagcagggggtctgAGCCCAGCATAGGGAGGGAGGGCCCTCTCGGGGGAtgggtgaggctgggctggggggcagcagggggtctgagcccagccctgcctctccccacagacAGCGCTGCACTGGACGGCCAAGCACGGCCAGGACGACTTGGCCTCGCTGCTGGTGGCTGCAGGAGCCGATGTCAACTCGGGATCGGTGAGTTTCCGGCGGGCTCGGGGCCCTGGCCAGCCCCCGGCAGCAGACCCAGGCCTATggcctcccaccttcctgagtgaGGTCTGGAGGGTGGGGTCCCCAGCCTGGGGAGCTGAGTGCCgaggggggcagagcctgggggggggggggcggtacaaccactaggcaaactaggcagtggcctaggcagggccggcacttccatttaggcgaccgcctaggtcacctaggGTACCAGGATTtaggggggtggcattttgctgccctcggcggcaggtccctcactcgctccaggacctgccgctgaagtgccccaaagactgggAGCATGAAAGGACACCCACtgccccgccgcagaattgccaccgactgggagcgcagaaggaccctcgcctagggcaccaaaaaccctggcgccgctcctgggccTAGGGCAACCAGGGGTTGGGGGCGCTCAGGGCCATCCTCAGGCATAGGCAGCTgctagggcacctgaaaatttgaggCACCACTGGGTTTTAGTGTCCACCCTGCTGGCCCTTCCtctccctgttctgacccttcctgcaggctcctggGAAGGGGATCCAGTAGTTAAGAGAAAAAgtctccagcctgccagagctaTTAACACAACACTGAGACCGTtcaacaggcatttgccaacccccaggtatctactgtcagtttctgaatgtacTGACAAAACCAGTTGTGCGTCACTGTAAtgtttactcagaacatgtcagtctgcaGGACCTtcgtttaaaatttgttttaaaaatatttcattagtcatagctggacaaagagtttccctttctttacttctgactatctgatgaactagttttaagcacAATTTGTtccttagtaagatataaaatgcGTTGtgatgcctaaaatctttggaaacatcttttttaaagttggtgaaatttcataaacgtGTATTGTTCTGGagatcacacacagtaaattagtgtccctttttctaaaagcaatgaacattgttatgaacgcactaaacctctgtgacattaatttaaaataatgtcggTTTCAGTGAGTTacatatgtagtaatctggaatgagtacatttaagagtacatttaaaatataaaatcagcttagaaatagcggttaagaaaatataaaacagagaagagctgcatcgtgtattccataatatttcatGTTGTGTTCAGCAGGAcggctgactcacccttactacaaagtttttgcaaataaacgtctgacaaacttcagggcatatcaaaaaacctgtggttgacatttttttccccccaagtttagtgcttttaattaggtaccttctgtgtGTCCATTCTgcgggagggagagggtacaggggtcTCTGCGGGGACCTGTGATTCTCTGCCACCGTGAGGTGGGCCGGGCGTCTTGTtattctttctgccttgtcccttcgcaccccgcccccactgggctgcaagctcaggctgccatcgggcataggggcaccagtttaataatattacacagggccccataaatcctaaggacagccctgggggcaccaaaaagtggtgccctggcttggcagggaggagccatcttccagaggcaccggagagccagagcgtTGGCTTGTGGGGgtggcgagccccagccatggaggagccagcagccctgcaaaggcagcagtGCCGCTAGCAGAGAGCAgccgcaccccctgcccctcctgcccaggctgtggcctggcaCCTCCCTggagggctcctgcaggctgcagcagatacATGCGGGCAGAGACCCCCGtgcgccccccagctccccctttgCCGTGCTCGGGCTCTGTAGCTTCCGGACATGTGAGCCGACGGCAGGGcgcggggccctgagcctgctccaggaggggcaggggcagtggtggtagctcacactcctgggagctgcagagcccgagCACAGCGAGGGGAGAACcggggggggtgcatgggggcctCTGTCCACATGCAtcagctgcaggagcccccagaaggcggctcctccctggcaagctgctgcagcggcccaagcctggccaagccagtgagtggactcggggtgggggctgctggggtggggtggggtggggaggggagggctcatggggggggggctgtgcaccctctaGGAGAgttcagggggtgggaaggggggaacttggtctggggagcagcccctgggcaggctggcccctggggtctataaaggctctttgggatttgcccctcaatgaaccgatgttatgggggggagggcagggcaaggtggaagtttcgcctagggcgcaaaatatccttgcaccggccctgccggGGGGATGCTGTGAGCAGTGGGGGCTGTGATCCATAGGTGCCTGGCTCTAACAggttctcctctccccctccccacgctGCTCCCCATGCTCGGACCCAGCACGTGAGTACCTGCCTGTCTTTGTGCCCAGCTGCTGTGTGGGTGGGAGGAGCTGAGGGTACGCAGGGCTAGGGGCCGGTGCTGGGCGAGGGCCTGAGCTCAGGTGGGATGGGGCCTGTTGGGGGAGGAGTGGCAGCCGGGGCCCTGCACTGGCAGCGTGGCACTGCATGTGCAGGGCATGGAGAGTTCACTGGCAGCGTGGGCCTGGAGCTCTGCACTAACCCTGtgctctcttctccccacacccacCCGAGCAGGGCGTGAGTATGCAGGTGCCCGGAGACGGACAGACCTCGCAGCAGGCTCTTCAGGACAGATTAGGCAGTGGGCACTGGTGCCGGGGGGGGTGTGATCGTTGGTGCAGCAGGACTGGATGCTGGGGGGGTCTCACTGGGAAGCGTGGGGATGGGGAGATCAGTGGGGGGCTGTGCTGTGGAAGGGGGTGTTTTTCTGGGAAAGGGGGGCCTCTCTGAGGGGCTGATGCCCAcgtcccctgggtggggagattgctggggggaggggagtctccTGGGTAGCCCCGTTTCCTTCCTCCAGGGCTGGACTGGGGGTCTGAAGCCACCAGTCCCTCGCGTCCTGATGCCTCCCATGTCCCCTCAGGGCTACACTCCGCTGTACATTGCTGCTCTGCACGGGCACCGCCAGGTCATGGACCTGCTCGTCCGGAGCTATGGTGAGCAGGACCTGCCCCCCGGCCTCGGGCCCTTCCCCTCTGATGACAGGGAAAGCGCTGGGAAGGGGGTTGGGCGAGGCTGAAGCCAAGGCcctgcctgctgggtgactcctTGGAGCCCTCTTGGTGCAATCGCCATCCTGGGACCAGGTCGCCTGGggtgagggggcagtgcctgctgggccagggctgagCCGTGTGTCCTGGCAGGTGCCAAGCAAAACGTGCGGGATTACAGCGGGCACCTGGCCAGACACTACCTGGGAGCAGAGAAGCCACTGGACAGAGCTGCCATGCTGCCCCGTGAGAAATGccccttgtctgtctgtctgtccacctTTCAGGgggccccttcccccagctccaggggttgggcacctccCTCGTGGCCTCTCCAGAAGGCGGGTCCATGGTGGGGGGCCGAAAGCAGCGcgtgcatggggggaggggcacacaagtgggggcagggcttagcctggctgcctggggggaggggccgtGCAAAGGGCTGGGCACTCCCTGCTCGGTGCCACCGTGTGCACCCgctgagctgcagctgtgcccccagggcaggggggcaggatgggctgccagggtgtggggggcgggggcgggagggCTGGGGGTTGTaggccctgctgggagggggccgCGTCTCCTGCCCTGACCCTGCCctgtcctctctctcccccagagcTGCCAGCGGTGCGCGGCAGGAACAGGGCGCTGGCCTGTCTGCTCTTGCCCAAGGGCAGCGGCCAGGCCCGGAAGCGCTGGGGCTCTGCCGAGGACCTgacggaggaggaggagtgggggcaggtgcAGCACCTCGCCGTGCCAGCCTCGTACCGCGCCATGCGCAAGTTCTCCCGCTCGGGGGccgactccc
This portion of the Gopherus evgoodei ecotype Sinaloan lineage chromosome 14, rGopEvg1_v1.p, whole genome shotgun sequence genome encodes:
- the LOC115635176 gene encoding ankyrin repeat domain-containing protein SOWAHC-like, whose translation is MELGNKLSLVWQGESTAAWGSLEGVPATALDPQPGPDPPRAAEEDAESVSKPELEQDASKDGGSSLASSSVALDPVEKEWLQGAASRYLLTLSHLLKQELSLATRKDFTSGTALHWTAKHGQDDLASLLVAAGADVNSGSVLLSPSPRCSPCSDPARREYAGARRRTDLAAGSSGQIRQWALGYTPLYIAALHGHRQVMDLLVRSYGAKQNVRDYSGHLARHYLGAEKPLDRAAMLPQLPAVRGRNRALACLLLPKGSGQARKRWGSAEDLTEEEEWGQVQHLAVPASYRAMRKFSRSGADSQPCQPRP